TGGAAGGTCACGGTCGGTGTCCTGAACGACGATGATGGAAGCAAGGCCGCGAGTTCCAAGCCGCAGAAGACGCGACAAAGCAGCAGTGCCCCAGCATCAAAGCCTTGCGACGCACCGTCACACGCAGAGCCATCATCAGAAACGCCTCTCGGCACAAGCAACGGGCAGACTGACGAGATTTCCCCGGCACAGTTGCCGACTTGGTCGGTTGAGCAAGAGGTACATCACGGCCAGGATGTAGAAGTCACCAGCAGGCCAACGCCCTCCATTGCCTACGACACTACGGGCATACTCCCGTGGAACAGCACCTGGGACTTTGACTTTTCTCTTGATCCGTGGCTTGACTGCGCCACGCCCTTTACCGCTCTCGAAACTTgggacatggacatggcacaggcggcggcgactgagGTGTCACTGTCCACGCCGACTCTGCCAATCTCGTACTTGAGCTCGCAACACAGCCGTTCGACAGCGCCTCCCTTAGACGACGCAGGGGTCGTTAATCGACAAACGAAGTGCCTGAAACACAGCACATCGCTAGATGATGAACTTACACACGAGCAAAGCATCAACTGGGACGACTTCTTCTTTCAACACTACGAGCACTGCATCAGCGGCTGGGCTTACTCCCTGAAagacgacggcaagggcaactATCTCCGCTTCGTCCTAGACTTCATACGAGGACCCAACGTTCACGCCGAGTCGCCCTTCAGGCTTGCCGTCCTGGCGTGGACGGCGAAGCACTGGGCCGTGGCGTGCCAACCGGGCGATGATACCTGGCGGCAGTATTACtcccgcgcgacggcggcactGCAAAGGCTAGACGCCCAGGGTCCGACCGATTCGCCGGAAACATGTTCTTCAGGGCAGCGGGTGATGGCATCCGCTTCCGAGGTCGCCATATGCACTGGCCTGTTCCTCTGTCGTTGCGACGTGCTCAACGACGACCTCGGCTCCATCCTGAACTACCTCGAGACGCTGAAGCTGCGGCTAGACGccgaccttgacggcgtAGAGCTCTCTGCATTTGCCAGTCAAATCCTTCTCTGGCTCGGCTATCTCCACGTCCGGGTGTCCATCTTCGCCTCCCCCTgtccggcgccgacaacCACCAACAACATCACCGCCGTATCGACGaccctcctcgacgccatcgctAGCCACCCGAGCTACCAGCAGATTCTCGATCGGTCCCAGACATATTTATCTGAAATATTCGGCGACTCGTATCCACCAGAGGAGCTACTTCACGACGCAGAAAAGGCCCCGGTGGCGGTGCGAACCCACGAGACCTTTTGTCTCATCGCCAACATGTTGCGCTATCGTTCGTGgaagcgcctcgtcgtgcagcacggcggcggcgacgagtctgcgcagctcgagctggacaacgccaaggtcgaggcAATCGACGCGGACATGAGGAGAATGGACGTCGAGTTTGggctcgccatggcgacgaaTCCATCCGCTGCCGTGTTGCGGCGGATATGcttccagcagctcgccgtacCACCGACGCGGCCAGGCGCTCATGCAACGAGATTCCATAACCTCCGATCAAGCACGTCGCCAGCTTCCGGCATCGCACTCGCCAATATGCATCTCGTAAGCTCTCCGGGCTCCACGGGCGTGActccgccgctggcgcgggAAACCACgctccacgacgacgcaccaCCATTACCCCCAGATAGCTCCCTTTTGAACCGCGCGTCATCCCAGTGGCTGGCTTGTTACGCCGTCTTCCTTACGGCCAAGATCCTCTGGTCTCGGCTCCTTCATCCAACCCTGCGCAGCGAAgcgtccgccgtcgccgccgtgaggTCCATCCTGGACATTGCCCTGCacctgcggcgggcggcggcggcgcacgagtCCTCGAGCCCGACGGGCACGTCGTGGCCGCACAAGATGCCGCGGTCGATGctctggccgctgccgctgttcgtcgccggcgtggagACCACCGACGAGGTCCACGCGGACTGGATACGCGGCTTCATGGACGAGGTCACCGCGTCgtggggcggcgaggtggccatgtcggccaaggaggggcgggaggcgcaAGGGGGTGTTGGGGGCgtcggtcggcggcagcaaggcgatgggatgatgatgagtggCGCGAACCGCGTTCAGACGCTGATGGGGAGGGTTCGCCGGCTGCAGGACCGGCTGGGCTGCCGAGTGGACATTGAGGGTGTGGTGAAGGAGATGGGTGCTGGTGAAGGCGGCAGAGGGTTCATATTGTAGCGCTGCCGACGTAATGGCTCGTCTGCCGACGTCGTCCCTGCGCTGCTGGGAGTGCTGGGAGTTACTGACGAACCGAGaacgcgcggcgacggcatcagAAGCGGCAATTCTGATCAAGTTATAGTGGTAGGAGTGTCGGAAATATTGTTGTCATCCACGGCGAATGTCGAAGGGTTTGTGCGAGCCGCCTGAAAAAAgttatataattataatgTAACCGACGATAATATAACTAATAATCAATATCCGTATTTTACCCATTAGGAAATAATATATTGTAGTTGCGGTTACCACCAATGTATCCGTCAAATGCCGCGTAGGTAACAGGCCGTTGCTACCATCAATGCGAGGCAGAATGAAAGCAGCACGCAGGGAACGACGACTCTCAATAGGCCGCGTCCCGAGGCTGGTGTATTGATTGCCAACATTCGCCTTGCAGGGGTACAAGGTCGCGCCGCTGAACGATATCTGGCCACATTCAGCGAGTCTGAAGAAGACGGCATGTGTTGCTCAGCAGGGAAACAGGGGGCGCTGGCTGAAAGTCCATAGTGCTGTAGTAGGGAAGAAGGCCGGCAGAGCCGTACGGGCTCGGGATGCTTGACCCCAGACTGCGCCGAAAGTATAAGTTGCCTCGGGAGCGAATAAATAATTTCTCCGTTGAACGAGGCAGCAACTCGGAAGGACTGCCTCGAAAGACTGGGGACCGGGGTCGCGACTGGTCTCTCTGGGTCTGTGACCGTTCTTGATGCATTGTTAGATTCTGGCGGAGGCGGTAGATGGTGTATATTGTCAAACACCTTATCACGGGCCATGGACAGCTCGTCGCTGAATAGGGCAGCCTGTACAAGCTGCCCTATTGCTACCGAAAATGAGACCTGCGAGATACCGATTCTGACCAGAATGTCGGGAGTGTCGTCGATGTTATAGGCAATACCTATTAGAGCTACGGTAGTTTGAGCGATCTATGATACGTCAGTCACTGGACCTGAGTTATGCAAACGCCGTAGGGGACGCACCACATTG
The genomic region above belongs to Purpureocillium takamizusanense chromosome 5, complete sequence and contains:
- a CDS encoding uncharacterized protein (COG:S~EggNog:ENOG503PFKZ), whose protein sequence is MNIACHAPFDANWKVTVGVLNDDDGSKAASSKPQKTRQSSSAPASKPCDAPSHAEPSSETPLGTSNGQTDEISPAQLPTWSVEQEVHHGQDVEVTSRPTPSIAYDTTGILPWNSTWDFDFSLDPWLDCATPFTALETWDMDMAQAAATEVSLSTPTLPISYLSSQHSRSTAPPLDDAGVVNRQTKCLKHSTSLDDELTHEQSINWDDFFFQHYEHCISGWAYSLKDDGKGNYLRFVLDFIRGPNVHAESPFRLAVLAWTAKHWAVACQPGDDTWRQYYSRATAALQRLDAQGPTDSPETCSSGQRVMASASEVAICTGLFLCRCDVLNDDLGSILNYLETLKLRLDADLDGVELSAFASQILLWLGYLHVRVSIFASPCPAPTTTNNITAVSTTLLDAIASHPSYQQILDRSQTYLSEIFGDSYPPEELLHDAEKAPVAVRTHETFCLIANMLRYRSWKRLVVQHGGGDESAQLELDNAKVEAIDADMRRMDVEFGLAMATNPSAAVLRRICFQQLAVPPTRPGAHATRFHNLRSSTSPASGIALANMHLVSSPGSTGVTPPLARETTLHDDAPPLPPDSSLLNRASSQWLACYAVFLTAKILWSRLLHPTLRSEASAVAAVRSILDIALHLRRAAAAHESSSPTGTSWPHKMPRSMLWPLPLFVAGVETTDEVHADWIRGFMDEVTASWGGEVAMSAKEGREAQGGVGGVGRRQQGDGMMMSGANRVQTLMGRVRRLQDRLGCRVDIEGVVKEMGAGEGGRGFIL